A single window of Rhizobium indicum DNA harbors:
- a CDS encoding ImuA family protein, whose amino-acid sequence MAQNGANPIICDLRDRIQHLEGAVARPKTVLPFGVSEIDERLPGGGLAYGAIHEFAGGGAGSVDGAAAALFVAGVAARTKGKVVWCLARPDLFAPALAQVGLHPDRVIYVEAIREEYVLEAFEEALRFGGLAAVVAELVRLPMVASRRLQLAAEGSGTIGLVIRRWRRQTEAGDFGHPTAAATRWRISVLPSEPLRVPGIGRARWLAELIRVKAGESADFEVGACDAQGRISLFSDAGNGSDQTRRSVHTG is encoded by the coding sequence ATGGCGCAGAACGGCGCGAACCCCATCATTTGCGATCTTCGAGACCGCATCCAGCATCTCGAAGGCGCGGTGGCTCGCCCTAAAACGGTCCTGCCATTTGGTGTTTCCGAGATCGATGAGCGGCTTCCGGGCGGCGGACTGGCATATGGCGCGATCCACGAATTCGCCGGAGGTGGGGCAGGGTCGGTTGATGGGGCCGCAGCCGCGCTTTTTGTTGCCGGTGTCGCGGCCCGTACCAAGGGCAAGGTGGTTTGGTGTCTCGCTCGCCCTGATCTTTTTGCCCCGGCGCTGGCACAGGTCGGCCTCCACCCTGATCGTGTGATCTATGTCGAAGCGATCCGTGAGGAATATGTCCTCGAAGCCTTCGAAGAAGCCTTGAGGTTCGGAGGGCTTGCAGCTGTCGTCGCCGAACTGGTCCGGTTGCCGATGGTAGCTTCGCGCCGCCTTCAACTTGCCGCCGAAGGGTCCGGGACCATCGGTCTGGTGATCCGACGATGGCGGCGGCAGACCGAGGCCGGAGATTTTGGGCATCCGACAGCTGCGGCAACACGGTGGCGAATATCGGTTCTGCCGTCCGAGCCGCTTCGGGTTCCAGGTATCGGCCGGGCGCGATGGCTGGCGGAACTGATCAGGGTCAAGGCAGGTGAAAGTGCGGATTTTGAAGTAGGTGCATGTGATGCCCAGGGTCGTATCAGTCTTTTTTCCGACGCTGGCAACGGATCGGATCAGACGCGCCGATCCGTCCATACCGGCTGA